From Bradyrhizobium sp. NDS-1, the proteins below share one genomic window:
- a CDS encoding tripartite tricarboxylate transporter permease, whose product MDNLSELLHGFTIAVTVPHLLLMVVGVLLGILVGVLPGLGAPNGVSLLLPLTFGMQPVSAIILLSSMYWGALFGGSVTSILFNIPGEPSSVATTFDGYPMARDGRPTTALATAFGSAAIGALIGVILITFLASWVAQVALAFGPAEYFAVYFLAFASFVGMGGSAPIKTVVALAIGFAIAAIGIDTVSGSVRLTMGVDELVKGVSFVVAVMGLFGIGELLVAVEEEFHARAVSSKIDWREVFRAVGRLPWHGLALLRSAAIGCWMGITPGGPTAASFMSYGIARRFSRRGQYFGTGEVEGIISPETADHAAGTSALLPMLSLGIPGSATAAVMMGGLMIWGLNPGPMLFVDQKDFVWGLIASMYVGNIVAVVLVLLTVPVFAALMRIPFVVIAPLIVIICVVGAYSVSNSYLDVIMMLGFGVVGYLFKKLFYPLAPLVLAIVIGDKAEDAFRQSMLISKGSLGIFFANKLVTCLIVAGIALLLLPLVLQLARLWRKPASPAADPTTQEKVII is encoded by the coding sequence ATGGATAATCTCTCAGAGCTCCTCCACGGCTTCACCATCGCGGTCACCGTCCCGCATCTGCTGCTGATGGTGGTCGGTGTGCTGCTCGGCATTCTCGTCGGCGTGCTGCCGGGACTGGGCGCGCCGAACGGGGTATCGCTGCTGTTGCCGCTCACCTTCGGCATGCAGCCGGTGTCGGCGATCATCCTGCTCTCCAGCATGTATTGGGGCGCGCTGTTCGGCGGCTCCGTGACCTCGATCCTGTTCAACATTCCGGGCGAACCGTCGTCGGTCGCGACCACCTTCGACGGTTACCCCATGGCGCGCGACGGCCGGCCGACCACGGCGCTCGCGACCGCCTTCGGCTCGGCGGCGATCGGCGCGCTGATCGGCGTCATCCTGATCACGTTCCTCGCATCCTGGGTGGCGCAGGTTGCGCTCGCCTTCGGGCCGGCCGAGTATTTTGCGGTCTATTTCCTCGCCTTCGCCAGCTTCGTCGGCATGGGAGGCTCGGCGCCGATCAAGACCGTCGTGGCGCTGGCGATCGGCTTTGCCATCGCGGCCATCGGCATCGACACGGTGTCCGGCAGCGTGCGCCTGACCATGGGCGTCGATGAGCTGGTCAAGGGCGTGAGCTTCGTCGTCGCCGTGATGGGTCTGTTCGGCATCGGCGAGCTGCTGGTCGCCGTCGAGGAGGAATTTCATGCCCGCGCGGTCTCCTCGAAGATCGATTGGCGCGAGGTGTTTCGCGCCGTTGGCCGCCTGCCGTGGCACGGCCTTGCCTTGCTGCGCAGCGCCGCGATCGGCTGCTGGATGGGGATCACGCCGGGCGGCCCGACCGCGGCCTCCTTCATGAGCTATGGCATCGCCCGCCGCTTCTCGCGCCGTGGCCAATATTTCGGCACCGGCGAGGTTGAAGGCATCATCTCGCCCGAGACGGCCGACCACGCAGCCGGCACCAGCGCGCTGTTGCCGATGCTGTCGCTCGGCATTCCCGGCTCGGCCACCGCGGCGGTCATGATGGGCGGGCTGATGATCTGGGGTCTCAATCCCGGGCCGATGCTGTTCGTCGACCAGAAGGATTTCGTCTGGGGCCTGATCGCCTCGATGTATGTCGGCAACATCGTCGCCGTCGTGCTGGTGCTGCTCACCGTGCCGGTTTTCGCCGCCTTGATGCGCATTCCCTTCGTGGTGATCGCGCCACTGATCGTGATCATCTGCGTCGTCGGCGCCTATTCGGTGTCGAACTCCTATCTCGACGTCATCATGATGCTCGGTTTCGGTGTCGTCGGTTATCTCTTCAAGAAGCTGTTCTATCCGCTGGCGCCGCTCGTGCTCGCAATCGTCATCGGCGACAAGGCCGAGGATGCGTTCCGGCAGTCGATGCTGATCTCGAAGGGATCCCTGGGGATCTTCTTTGCGAACAAGCTGGTGACATGCCTGATCGTCGCCGGCATCGCGCTGTTGCTGCTTCCGCTCGTGCTGCAGCTTGCGCGGCTCTGGCGTAAGCCGGCATCTCCCGCGGCTGACCCGACCACCCAGGAAAAGGTGATCATATGA
- a CDS encoding tripartite tricarboxylate transporter TctB family protein, with product MISRRALELATAILTGSFGVAVIVSSLDNGIGWSSAGVEAGTFPFLTGIIVVVGSLYNLVRGALPAATLANVPIAITSIELRRLAGLFVPAAIFVAAIPLAGMYVASALYIFTVLAIPRHQSVPRALAMAGATALALYVVFERMFQVSLPHGALAAAFGF from the coding sequence ATGATCTCCCGCCGCGCGCTTGAGTTGGCCACCGCCATCCTCACCGGCAGCTTCGGTGTCGCCGTCATTGTCTCCAGCCTGGACAACGGCATCGGCTGGTCGAGCGCAGGTGTAGAGGCCGGCACGTTTCCGTTCCTGACGGGGATCATCGTGGTGGTCGGGAGCCTTTACAACCTGGTGCGTGGCGCGCTGCCGGCCGCCACATTGGCCAACGTCCCCATCGCCATCACGTCCATCGAGCTGCGCCGGCTGGCCGGTCTGTTCGTGCCGGCTGCGATCTTCGTGGCGGCGATTCCGCTGGCCGGGATGTACGTCGCTTCCGCGCTCTACATCTTCACGGTGCTGGCCATCCCGCGTCACCAATCCGTGCCGCGTGCGCTCGCCATGGCGGGGGCAACGGCGCTTGCGCTCTATGTCGTGTTCGAGCGCATGTTCCAGGTCAGTCTGCCGCACGGTGCGCTTGCCGCCGCGTTCGGGTTCTGA
- a CDS encoding Bug family tripartite tricarboxylate transporter substrate binding protein, with protein sequence MGRTSTLLLSAALSVLAGAAPALSAWQPQKPIEFVATAGPGGGTDNLARAVQNIITKHKLTEQPIVVVNKGGGSGAEGYVYGKASAGDPHKVIFGTSNAWQQPLVSKVAFNYTDLTPIAAMAQDEFLLWVKQDSPYKTAGDYLKAAAAGEFKMGGAQSKDTDEVLTRMIEKAGKVKLTYIPFKSGAETAVQLAGGHLDSHVNNPSESLGQWRGGTQRPLCVFSPKRLPQGPKVTASEGWSDVPTCIEQGLDIKQYEQPRTVWLPGKVTPDQAAFYVDLMKKVQATPEWKDYIEKTSQVDTFLTGAELDKFIKEDLEHIRQVAGEQGWLVK encoded by the coding sequence ATGGGTCGGACGTCAACACTTCTGCTTTCCGCAGCGTTAAGCGTGCTAGCCGGCGCGGCTCCGGCGCTCAGCGCCTGGCAACCGCAAAAGCCGATCGAGTTCGTGGCCACGGCCGGGCCCGGCGGAGGCACCGACAATCTCGCCCGCGCGGTGCAGAACATCATCACCAAGCACAAGCTGACGGAGCAGCCGATCGTCGTCGTCAACAAGGGCGGCGGTAGCGGCGCGGAAGGCTATGTCTACGGCAAGGCCTCCGCCGGCGATCCCCACAAGGTGATCTTCGGCACCTCGAACGCCTGGCAGCAGCCGCTCGTCTCCAAGGTCGCCTTTAACTACACCGATCTCACCCCGATCGCGGCGATGGCGCAGGACGAGTTCCTGCTGTGGGTCAAGCAGGACTCGCCGTACAAGACGGCGGGCGATTATCTGAAAGCCGCTGCCGCGGGCGAGTTCAAGATGGGCGGCGCGCAATCGAAGGACACCGACGAGGTCCTGACCCGCATGATCGAGAAGGCCGGCAAGGTCAAGCTGACCTATATCCCGTTCAAGAGCGGCGCCGAGACCGCCGTGCAACTCGCGGGCGGGCATCTCGATTCCCACGTCAACAATCCCAGCGAGAGTCTTGGGCAATGGCGGGGCGGCACGCAGCGGCCGCTCTGTGTCTTCAGTCCGAAGCGACTGCCGCAGGGGCCAAAGGTCACCGCGAGCGAAGGCTGGAGCGACGTTCCGACCTGCATCGAGCAGGGGCTCGACATCAAGCAATATGAGCAGCCGCGCACCGTGTGGCTGCCGGGCAAGGTCACGCCGGACCAGGCGGCATTCTATGTCGACCTGATGAAGAAGGTGCAGGCCACGCCCGAGTGGAAGGACTATATCGAGAAGACCTCCCAGGTCGACACCTTCCTGACCGGCGCCGAGCTCGACAAGTTCATCAAGGAGGACCTCGAGCACATCAGGCAGGTCGCAGGCGAGCAGGGCTGGCTCGTCAAGTGA
- a CDS encoding CaiB/BaiF CoA transferase family protein, which produces MPSSQSASRRSGPLAGLKVVDLTHVMAGPTCTLMLADMGADVIKIEKWPNGDDTRHSVPPKIGDEAASFLMMNRNKRGVVLDLKTDGGKEVLRRLIASADVLVENFAPGAMERLGFGYEALHAEFPSLIYCSLSGFGRTGPYKHRRGFDLVAQAMSGIMSFTGERPDGPPVKCGPPLSDITAGLLASMGILAAYTHRLKTGEGQWVETSLYEAALVQTYWQSTIALAAGTAPRAMGSAHPLNAPYQAFEASDGWLVVGGANKKHWLLMLEALGASELAADPRFVNGADRMANLKELEAVLSERFRTKSRAHWLAALDEKGVPCGPVHDMLEALGDPQTLAREMVVEVEHSTLGPVKTIGLPIKFSETPGKVRSGAPVYGEHTDEVLAEHGFDQSRIEALEKEGAIVRASGRRAERVA; this is translated from the coding sequence ATGCCAAGTTCGCAATCCGCCTCCCGCCGTTCGGGACCGCTCGCCGGTCTCAAGGTCGTCGATCTCACCCATGTCATGGCCGGGCCGACCTGCACCCTGATGCTTGCCGACATGGGCGCCGACGTCATCAAGATCGAGAAATGGCCGAACGGCGACGACACCCGCCATTCGGTGCCGCCGAAGATCGGCGATGAAGCCGCCTCCTTCCTCATGATGAACCGCAACAAGCGCGGCGTCGTGCTGGACCTGAAGACCGACGGCGGCAAGGAAGTGCTGCGGCGCTTGATCGCGAGCGCCGACGTGCTGGTCGAGAACTTTGCGCCCGGCGCGATGGAGCGTCTCGGCTTCGGCTACGAGGCGCTGCATGCCGAATTCCCGTCGCTGATCTATTGCTCGCTGTCCGGCTTCGGCCGCACCGGCCCCTACAAGCACCGCCGCGGTTTCGATCTGGTCGCGCAGGCCATGAGCGGCATCATGAGCTTCACCGGCGAGCGTCCCGACGGCCCGCCCGTCAAATGCGGTCCGCCGCTCTCCGACATCACCGCCGGTCTGCTGGCGAGCATGGGCATCCTCGCGGCCTATACCCATCGTCTCAAGACCGGAGAAGGGCAGTGGGTCGAGACCTCGCTCTACGAGGCTGCACTGGTGCAGACCTATTGGCAGTCGACCATTGCGCTCGCCGCCGGCACCGCGCCCCGCGCGATGGGGTCGGCGCATCCGCTCAACGCGCCATACCAGGCCTTCGAAGCCTCGGACGGCTGGCTGGTCGTCGGCGGCGCCAACAAGAAGCACTGGCTGCTGATGCTGGAAGCGCTCGGCGCCAGCGAGCTCGCCGCCGATCCGCGCTTCGTCAACGGCGCCGACCGCATGGCCAATCTGAAGGAGCTCGAAGCGGTCCTGAGCGAACGCTTCCGCACCAAATCGCGCGCACACTGGCTCGCGGCACTGGACGAGAAGGGCGTGCCGTGCGGACCTGTGCACGACATGCTGGAGGCCCTCGGCGATCCCCAGACACTGGCGCGAGAGATGGTGGTCGAGGTCGAGCACTCCACGCTCGGCCCCGTCAAGACGATCGGCCTTCCCATCAAGTTTTCGGAGACCCCAGGCAAAGTGCGATCGGGCGCTCCGGTCTATGGTGAGCACACGGACGAGGTGCTGGCCGAGCACGGGTTCGACCAGTCACGAATCGAAGCGCTCGAAAAAGAAGGCGCGATCGTGCGGGCATCAGGCAGACGCGCGGAACGCGTCGCCTGA
- a CDS encoding enoyl-CoA hydratase/isomerase family protein, producing MDLAAEADDLVFECKDGIGRITFNRPQARNAFTFAMYERLAAICEQANGDHSIKVLVLRGAGDKAFAAGTDINQFREFKAPQDAIDYENRIDRVLTTLEECRVPTIAAINGFCTGGGAGIAAACDLRIGTRSAKIGFPIARTLGNCLSMSNVGRLTALIGAARVKDLIFTARLVDATEAASVGLLGEVVEDIAALEKRADEVARLLASHAPLTLNATKQAVARLQRRPTGDEGEDLILLCYTSQDFREGLDAFLNKRAPQWRGQ from the coding sequence ATGGACCTGGCTGCGGAGGCGGACGACCTCGTTTTTGAATGCAAGGACGGCATCGGGCGGATCACCTTCAACCGCCCGCAGGCCCGTAACGCCTTCACCTTCGCCATGTATGAGCGGCTGGCCGCGATCTGCGAGCAGGCCAACGGCGACCATTCGATCAAGGTGCTGGTGCTGCGCGGGGCAGGCGACAAGGCGTTCGCCGCGGGCACCGACATCAATCAGTTCCGCGAATTCAAGGCGCCGCAGGATGCCATCGATTACGAGAACCGCATCGATCGGGTGCTGACGACGCTGGAAGAGTGTCGGGTGCCGACGATCGCAGCGATCAACGGGTTCTGCACCGGAGGCGGGGCGGGCATCGCCGCGGCCTGTGACCTGCGCATCGGCACGAGGAGCGCCAAGATCGGCTTTCCCATCGCGAGGACGCTCGGCAATTGCCTGTCGATGTCCAATGTCGGCCGCCTCACGGCGCTCATTGGGGCTGCGCGCGTCAAGGATCTGATCTTCACCGCGCGTCTGGTCGATGCCACGGAAGCCGCCAGCGTCGGGCTGCTCGGCGAGGTGGTCGAGGACATTGCCGCGCTGGAGAAGCGCGCCGATGAGGTCGCCCGGCTGCTCGCCAGCCATGCGCCGCTGACGCTGAATGCGACCAAGCAGGCCGTCGCCCGCCTGCAACGGCGCCCCACGGGAGACGAGGGCGAAGACCTCATCCTGCTGTGCTACACGAGCCAGGATTTTCGTGAAGGGCTCGATGCTTTCCTCAACAAGCGCGCGCCGCAATGGCGCGGCCAATAG
- a CDS encoding GntR family transcriptional regulator, whose product MLHEDVVGRIRAILLDGEIPPGARIPERELCERLEISRTPLREALKVLAAEGLVQLLPHRGSRAAKLTDKDMRDLFEVCQGLEALAGELACERITDAEIDAIAATHADMVQHYRENDLIQYYRGNRAIHEAIVNAAGNPVLAGLYTSVTARIRRARYVTPMTPQRWALAVREHEAILNALQRRDGVGLSHILRAHLRHKREEVLQAGFAETEGNDVALRIA is encoded by the coding sequence ATGCTTCATGAAGACGTCGTCGGACGCATCCGCGCCATCCTGCTCGACGGCGAGATTCCGCCAGGCGCGCGGATTCCCGAGCGCGAGCTGTGCGAGCGGCTCGAGATCTCGCGCACGCCGCTGCGTGAAGCGCTCAAGGTGCTCGCTGCCGAAGGACTCGTGCAGCTGCTGCCGCACCGCGGCTCGCGCGCGGCGAAGCTGACCGACAAGGACATGCGCGATCTGTTCGAGGTCTGCCAGGGTCTGGAGGCTCTTGCCGGCGAGCTCGCCTGCGAGCGCATCACCGACGCGGAGATCGATGCGATCGCCGCCACGCATGCGGACATGGTGCAGCATTATCGCGAGAATGATCTGATCCAATACTATCGCGGCAACCGCGCCATTCACGAAGCCATCGTCAACGCCGCCGGAAACCCCGTGCTCGCGGGGCTGTACACCTCCGTGACCGCGCGCATCCGGCGCGCGCGCTACGTCACGCCGATGACGCCACAGCGCTGGGCGCTCGCGGTCAGGGAGCATGAGGCGATCCTGAACGCACTCCAGCGCCGCGACGGCGTCGGCCTCTCCCATATCCTGCGCGCACATCTGCGCCATAAGCGCGAAGAGGTCTTGCAGGCGGGCTTTGCCGAGACGGAAGGCAATGACGTCGCGCTGAGAATTGCGTAG
- a CDS encoding MBL fold metallo-hydrolase translates to MTIDVSRRSLLALGAGLGASAMLGSSALARAPKLGTQTPYWHRFVLGDAEVTVVSDGPLPLGDPSGTFTGVPKEEVKKMLADNFLSPDNVVLEQNSPIVNTGDKLILFDTGMGSSKMFGASTGRQQKSMTEAGIKPGDIDAVVCSHAHIDHIGGIVDEGGKPLFPNAQVYISQTDFDFWTDEGKLGSAAKDFVVHARKNLLPVRDRIVFFKDGQEFLPGVQAIAAPGHTVGHTIFTVSSAGKSFAFLGDLSHHSVLLLERPRMEFSYDSDPKQAAESRVKLLTMLAANKIPVMSYHFAWPGYGHVAKAGDGFRYYPEPMKMTL, encoded by the coding sequence ATGACAATCGATGTCTCTCGCCGGTCCCTGCTCGCACTCGGGGCGGGTCTTGGTGCCAGCGCCATGCTCGGCAGCAGCGCGCTGGCGCGGGCTCCCAAGCTCGGCACCCAGACGCCCTACTGGCATCGCTTCGTTCTCGGCGATGCCGAGGTGACCGTCGTGTCCGACGGGCCGTTGCCGCTGGGTGATCCCTCCGGGACGTTCACGGGCGTTCCCAAGGAAGAGGTCAAGAAGATGCTGGCCGACAATTTCCTGTCGCCGGACAACGTCGTGCTCGAACAGAATTCTCCGATCGTGAACACCGGCGACAAGCTCATCCTGTTCGATACCGGCATGGGCAGCTCGAAAATGTTCGGCGCAAGCACCGGGCGACAACAGAAGAGCATGACCGAGGCCGGCATCAAGCCGGGTGACATCGACGCCGTGGTCTGCTCGCATGCCCATATCGACCATATCGGCGGCATCGTGGACGAAGGCGGCAAGCCGCTGTTTCCGAACGCGCAGGTCTACATCTCCCAGACCGATTTCGACTTCTGGACCGACGAAGGCAAGCTCGGCAGCGCCGCGAAGGACTTCGTCGTCCACGCCCGGAAGAACCTGCTGCCGGTCCGCGACCGCATCGTGTTCTTCAAGGACGGTCAGGAGTTCCTTCCGGGCGTGCAGGCCATCGCCGCGCCGGGTCACACCGTCGGTCACACCATCTTCACGGTCTCGTCGGCGGGCAAATCCTTCGCCTTCCTCGGCGACCTCTCGCACCATTCGGTGCTGCTGCTGGAGCGGCCGCGGATGGAGTTCTCCTACGACAGCGATCCCAAGCAGGCGGCCGAGTCACGCGTCAAGCTCCTGACGATGCTTGCGGCGAACAAGATCCCGGTGATGTCCTATCACTTCGCCTGGCCGGGCTACGGCCACGTCGCCAAGGCAGGCGACGGCTTCCGCTACTATCCGGAGCCGATGAAGATGACGTTGTAG
- a CDS encoding efflux RND transporter permease subunit, whose product MSHFFIKRPIFAWVIAILIMLGGVLAVMRLPIAQYPQIAPTVVTITATYPGANAQTAENSVTKVIEQNMTGLDYLQYMSSSSTSTGVVQISLTFTNEADADIAQVQVQNKLQLATPLLPQVVQQQGIKVVKSSASFLMVLGFVSEDGRLAASDIADYVSSSVNDPISRVAGVGQVTLFGAEYAMRIWLDPNKLAKYNLMPGDVIAAIQTQNTQVTAGQLGGLPSIGGQQLNATITSQSRLQTVEQFKDIILRTASSGQVVRVGDVARVELGSKSYDSAARYNGKPAAGMGISLATGANAVATSEAVKARVAQLSATMPEGLRVVYPYDTTPFVKLSIEKVVHTLFEAIILVFVVMFVFLQSWRATIIPTIAVPVVLLGTFGVLSLAGYSINTLTMFAMVLAIGLLVDDAIVVVENVERVMAEEKLGPREATEKSMREITGALIGIGVVLSAVFIPMAFFNGSVGIIYRQFALTIVTAMLLSVLVALVLTPALCVTILKPPQHGAPRGFFGLFNRSFDRMADGYQRTAGGAIKRVAGVMIAFVAIVAGMVVLFQRLPSSFLPEEDQGTIMTLIQLPVGATSARTLDVIKQVERQYLDNEKDAVEGVFAVNGFSFAGQGQNVGLAFVSLKPFDERKHPGTSAQAVAGRAMGAFAKIRDAMVFAVLPPSIPGFGNSGGFDLYLQDTGGNGHEALIQVRNQLLGQLATDKRVAQARPNGQDDTPQFNLDVDQAKATALGVNLSDLNTTLSAAWGGAYVNDFIDRGRVKQVYVQSDAPFRMDTSDIGRWYVRNTAGSMVPFSALATNRWSFGSPRLERYNGVAAVELQGQAGPGISSGVAMQAVEEQMAKLPKGYGHEWTGLSFQERLTGSQTLYLYSISLLIVFLSLAALYESWSVPFAVMLTVPIGVLGALLAATLFGQANDVYFQVGLLTTIGLASKNAILIVEFALEQIAAGRGLVEATLHAARQRLRPILMTSLAFILGVLPLAVATGAGSASQNAVGIGVAGGMIAATVLGIFFVPALLVLVRRMFPCAEAETAKAVALAEPAE is encoded by the coding sequence ATGTCGCATTTCTTCATCAAGCGGCCGATCTTCGCCTGGGTCATCGCGATCCTGATCATGCTGGGCGGTGTGCTCGCGGTCATGCGCCTGCCGATTGCACAGTACCCGCAGATCGCGCCGACTGTCGTCACGATCACGGCGACCTATCCCGGCGCCAATGCCCAGACTGCCGAGAACTCGGTGACCAAGGTCATCGAGCAGAACATGACCGGTCTCGACTATCTCCAATACATGTCGTCGTCGAGCACCTCGACCGGCGTCGTGCAGATCTCGCTGACCTTCACCAACGAGGCCGATGCCGACATCGCTCAGGTGCAGGTTCAGAACAAGCTCCAGCTCGCAACCCCGTTGCTGCCACAGGTCGTGCAGCAGCAGGGCATCAAGGTCGTGAAGTCGTCGGCCAGCTTCCTGATGGTGCTCGGATTCGTCTCCGAGGACGGCCGGTTGGCGGCCAGCGACATCGCCGACTACGTGTCGTCCTCGGTCAACGATCCCATCAGCCGGGTCGCCGGCGTCGGCCAGGTCACGTTGTTCGGCGCCGAATACGCCATGCGCATCTGGCTCGATCCCAACAAGCTCGCCAAATACAATCTCATGCCCGGCGACGTGATCGCGGCGATCCAGACCCAGAATACCCAGGTGACGGCTGGCCAGCTCGGCGGCCTTCCGTCGATCGGCGGTCAGCAGCTCAATGCCACCATCACCTCGCAGAGCCGCCTCCAGACTGTGGAACAGTTCAAGGACATCATCCTGCGCACGGCGTCGTCGGGCCAGGTGGTGCGCGTCGGCGACGTCGCGCGTGTCGAGCTCGGATCGAAATCCTACGATTCCGCGGCGCGCTACAACGGCAAGCCCGCCGCCGGCATGGGCATCAGTCTTGCGACCGGTGCCAACGCGGTCGCGACCTCGGAAGCGGTGAAGGCGCGCGTCGCCCAGCTCAGTGCCACCATGCCGGAGGGGCTTCGCGTCGTCTATCCCTACGACACCACGCCCTTCGTCAAGCTGTCGATCGAGAAGGTGGTGCACACGCTGTTCGAGGCGATCATCCTCGTCTTCGTTGTGATGTTCGTGTTTCTTCAGAGCTGGCGCGCCACCATCATTCCGACCATCGCCGTGCCCGTGGTGCTGCTCGGCACGTTCGGCGTGCTCTCGCTGGCGGGCTATTCGATCAACACGCTGACGATGTTCGCGATGGTGCTGGCGATCGGCCTGTTGGTCGACGATGCCATCGTCGTGGTCGAGAACGTCGAGCGCGTGATGGCCGAGGAGAAGCTCGGTCCGCGCGAGGCGACCGAGAAGTCGATGCGCGAGATTACCGGCGCCCTGATCGGCATCGGTGTCGTATTGTCGGCTGTGTTCATCCCCATGGCGTTCTTCAACGGCTCGGTCGGAATCATCTATCGGCAGTTCGCGCTCACCATCGTCACGGCGATGCTGCTGTCCGTGCTGGTGGCGCTGGTGCTGACGCCGGCGCTGTGCGTCACGATCCTGAAGCCGCCGCAACACGGCGCGCCGCGCGGCTTCTTCGGCCTGTTCAATCGCAGTTTCGACCGCATGGCCGACGGCTATCAGCGCACGGCCGGCGGCGCGATCAAGCGCGTCGCCGGCGTCATGATCGCCTTCGTGGCGATCGTTGCCGGCATGGTCGTCCTGTTCCAGCGGCTGCCGAGCTCGTTCCTGCCCGAGGAGGACCAGGGTACGATCATGACCCTGATCCAGCTTCCGGTCGGCGCTACCTCGGCGCGCACGCTCGACGTCATCAAGCAGGTCGAGCGTCAATACCTGGACAACGAGAAGGATGCGGTCGAAGGCGTGTTTGCAGTCAACGGCTTCAGCTTCGCGGGGCAGGGGCAGAACGTTGGCCTCGCCTTCGTCAGCCTGAAGCCGTTCGACGAGCGCAAGCATCCGGGGACTTCTGCGCAGGCCGTGGCCGGCCGCGCCATGGGCGCGTTCGCGAAGATCCGTGACGCCATGGTGTTCGCAGTGTTGCCGCCGTCCATTCCGGGCTTCGGCAATTCCGGCGGCTTCGATCTCTATCTCCAGGACACCGGCGGGAACGGTCACGAGGCCCTGATCCAGGTGCGCAACCAGTTGCTCGGCCAGCTCGCGACGGACAAGCGCGTGGCACAGGCGCGGCCGAACGGCCAGGACGATACGCCGCAATTCAACCTCGACGTCGACCAGGCAAAGGCCACCGCGCTCGGTGTGAATCTCAGCGATCTCAACACCACGCTGTCGGCGGCCTGGGGCGGCGCTTATGTCAACGACTTCATCGACCGTGGCCGCGTCAAGCAGGTCTATGTGCAAAGCGATGCGCCGTTCCGGATGGACACCAGCGACATCGGCCGCTGGTACGTCCGCAACACCGCGGGCTCGATGGTGCCGTTCTCGGCGCTGGCCACCAATCGCTGGAGTTTTGGCTCGCCGCGCTTGGAGCGCTACAACGGCGTTGCCGCCGTCGAGCTTCAAGGCCAGGCGGGGCCGGGCATCAGCTCGGGCGTCGCCATGCAGGCGGTGGAGGAGCAGATGGCCAAGCTGCCGAAGGGCTACGGCCACGAATGGACCGGCCTGTCGTTTCAGGAGCGGCTCACCGGCAGCCAGACGCTCTACCTCTATTCGATCTCGCTGCTGATCGTCTTTCTCAGTCTCGCGGCGCTCTACGAGAGCTGGTCGGTTCCGTTCGCGGTGATGCTGACGGTGCCGATCGGTGTGCTGGGCGCGCTGCTCGCTGCCACGCTGTTCGGCCAGGCCAACGACGTCTATTTCCAGGTCGGTCTGCTCACCACGATCGGTCTCGCCTCGAAGAACGCGATCCTGATCGTCGAATTCGCGCTGGAGCAGATCGCGGCCGGCCGCGGCCTCGTCGAGGCCACGCTGCACGCGGCGCGGCAGCGCCTGCGCCCCATCCTGATGACCTCGCTCGCGTTCATTCTCGGCGTGCTGCCGCTGGCGGTCGCGACCGGTGCGGGCTCCGCCAGCCAGAATGCCGTCGGAATTGGCGTTGCCGGCGGCATGATCGCGGCAACGGTCCTCGGCATCTTCTTCGTCCCCGCGCTGTTGGTGCTCGTTCGGCGGATGTTTCCCTGCGCCGAAGCCGAGACGGCCAAGGCCGTTGCCCTCGCGGAGCCCGCGGAATGA